A single window of Balaenoptera ricei isolate mBalRic1 chromosome 15, mBalRic1.hap2, whole genome shotgun sequence DNA harbors:
- the PEDS1 gene encoding plasmanylethanolamine desaturase 1, with the protein MAGAEDGPGQQPEVDEDEAAYCRRWGAQHAGARELAALYSPGKRFQEWCCVVLCFSLIAHNTVHLLLLAHWEHTPLVMLGVVAGALIADFLSGLVHWGADTWGSVELPIVGKAFIRPFREHHIDPTAITRHDFIETNGDNCLVTLLPLLNMAYKFHTQSPEVLEQLYPWECFVFCLIIFGTFTNQIHKWSHTYFGLPRWVVLLQDWHVILPRKHHRIHHVSPHETYFCITTGWLNYPLEKMGFWRRLEDIIQGLTGEKPRADDMKWAQKIK; encoded by the exons ATGGCGGGCGCTGAAGACGGGCCGGGCCAGCAGCCGGAGGTCGACGAGGACGAGGCGGCGTATTGCCGGCGCTGGGGCGCGCAACATGCCGGGGCCCGCGAGCTGGCCGCGCTCTACTCACCAG GCAAGCGCTTCCAGGAGTGGTGCTGTGTGGTGCTGTGCTTCAGCCTCATCGCCCACAACACGGTCCACCTCCTGCTGCTGGCTCACTGGGAGCACACACCTCTCGTAATGCTGGGAGTCG TTGCAGGGGCTCTCATTGCTGACTTCTTGTCTGGCCTGGTACACTGGGGAGCCGACACCTGGGGCTCCGTGGAGCTGCCCATCGTGGGGAAG GCTTTCATCCGGCCATTCCGGGAGCATCACATAGACCCGACAGCCATTACGCGGCACGACTTCATCGAGACCAACGGGGACAACTGCCTAGTGACGCTGCTACCGCTGTTAAACATGGCCTACAAGTTCCACACCCAGAGCCCAG AAGTCCTGGAGCAGCTGTACCCCTGGGAATGCTTCGTCTTCTGCCTGATCATCTTCGGTACCTTCACCAACCAGATCCACAAGTGGTCACACACGTACTTTGGGCTGCCGCGCTGGGTCGTCCTCCTGCAGGACTGGCATGTCATCCTGCCTCGTAAACACCATCGCATCCACCACGTCTCACCCCACGAGACCTACTTCTGCATCACCACAG GCTGGCTCAACTACCCTCTCGAGAAGATGGGCTTCTGGAGACGCCTAGAGGACATTATCCAGGGCCTGACAGGCGAGAAGCCTCGGGCAGACGACATGAAATGGGCACAGAAGATCAAATAA